From a region of the Qipengyuania spongiae genome:
- a CDS encoding outer membrane protein: MRKRYWATLALALLHGPAFAQESNVVGQGFYGGPVLGVDGFAGDDTDEGQTGVVYGGVIGYDVTIGGAVLGVETEFTDSSVGESEDGFLIPGDSLRLGIGADLYLGARAGLRVGTSGLIYLKGGYTNLDLDADYRDPSGFEINATRDFDGYRLGAGAEFALARNLIARVEYRYSNYDGGDRNDPFADLEIERHQGVAGLLFRF, translated from the coding sequence ATGAGAAAACGTTACTGGGCCACGCTGGCCCTCGCACTTCTGCATGGTCCTGCCTTCGCGCAGGAATCGAACGTGGTAGGTCAAGGGTTCTATGGCGGTCCGGTGCTCGGCGTGGACGGCTTCGCGGGTGATGATACCGACGAAGGCCAAACGGGCGTGGTCTACGGAGGGGTGATCGGTTACGACGTGACCATAGGTGGGGCAGTGCTCGGCGTGGAAACCGAATTCACCGACAGTTCCGTCGGTGAGAGCGAAGACGGTTTCCTGATCCCCGGCGACAGCCTTCGACTTGGCATTGGAGCCGATCTTTACCTCGGCGCCAGGGCAGGCCTGCGCGTTGGAACGAGCGGTCTTATCTATCTGAAAGGTGGGTACACCAACCTCGACTTGGACGCGGATTATCGCGATCCAAGCGGGTTCGAGATCAACGCGACCAGGGACTTCGACGGCTACAGGCTGGGCGCTGGAGCGGAATTCGCGCTCGCCCGCAACCTTATAGCCAGGGTGGAATACCGGTACTCGAACTACGATGGCGGCGACCGGAACGATCCGTTTGCCGATCTCGAGATCGAGCGTCATCAGGGTGTCGCCGGGCTCTTATTCCGTTTTTGA